From a region of the bacterium genome:
- the ribD gene encoding bifunctional diaminohydroxyphosphoribosylaminopyrimidine deaminase/5-amino-6-(5-phosphoribosylamino)uracil reductase RibD, translating to MAEHDVEFMKECLRLAARARGKTSPNPMVGAVLVKDGTKTASGYHVRAGEPHAEVVAIRRAGSLARGSTMFVNLEPCSHFGRTPPCAALIVKTGIKRVVVGTPDPNPLVAGRGIAILRRAGIELEVGVLEDRCRLLNEAYFKFITTGLPFVTLKLAQTLDGKIATKSGDSRWITGLKARQFAHRLRAESDVVLVGRGTLEKDDPELTVRHVSPARPDRPIRVVLDSMLKTPPAAKVLTTGQCETIIATTDAASVQREEALRRAGASFIRTRARDGRVDVEAVLRALAERGLMSVLVEGGAEVAWEFVARCLVDKAVFVIAPKVLGGRESISSVLGVGFASVSEAMQLDVHKVMRLGDDIGLIAYPRPGPGVERG from the coding sequence ATGGCTGAACACGACGTCGAGTTTATGAAGGAGTGCCTGCGGCTCGCGGCCAGAGCCCGGGGCAAAACGTCTCCCAATCCCATGGTGGGAGCTGTTCTGGTCAAGGACGGCACCAAGACCGCCAGCGGCTATCACGTTCGCGCGGGCGAGCCTCACGCCGAGGTGGTGGCAATCAGAAGGGCTGGCTCGCTAGCTCGCGGCAGCACTATGTTCGTGAATCTCGAGCCGTGCAGCCACTTCGGCCGAACACCGCCCTGCGCTGCTCTAATAGTCAAAACTGGCATCAAACGCGTCGTTGTGGGCACCCCAGACCCAAACCCGCTCGTCGCAGGCCGGGGCATCGCCATCCTCCGAAGGGCTGGCATCGAGCTCGAGGTCGGCGTTCTAGAGGACCGGTGCAGACTTCTGAACGAGGCCTATTTCAAGTTCATCACGACCGGCCTGCCCTTCGTAACGCTCAAGCTCGCCCAAACCCTGGACGGCAAGATAGCCACCAAGTCTGGCGACTCGAGATGGATTACTGGCCTTAAGGCCCGTCAGTTCGCCCACAGGTTGCGGGCTGAGAGCGACGTTGTGCTCGTGGGCAGGGGAACTTTGGAGAAAGACGATCCCGAACTCACCGTCCGCCACGTGAGTCCAGCACGTCCAGACCGCCCCATTCGTGTGGTCCTCGACAGCATGTTGAAAACACCGCCTGCCGCCAAGGTCCTTACGACGGGTCAATGCGAGACCATCATCGCGACCACCGATGCCGCGTCAGTGCAACGAGAGGAGGCACTCAGACGTGCCGGCGCCTCGTTCATCAGAACGCGGGCTCGAGACGGGCGCGTCGATGTCGAGGCTGTGCTTCGGGCGCTGGCAGAGCGAGGGCTTATGAGCGTGCTGGTGGAGGGCGGCGCCGAGGTGGCATGGGAGTTTGTCGCAAGATGCCTCGTGGACAAGGCGGTCTTCGTGATAGCGCCGAAGGTGCTGGGCGGGCGGGAGAGCATTTCCTCGGTCTTGGGTGTCGGATTTGCGTCCGTCTCTGAGGCAATGCAGCTTGATGTGCACAAAGTGATGCGGTTAGGGGACGACATCGGACTGATTGCATATCCCCGTCCGGGACCAGGTGTCGAGCGAGGTTGA
- the galT gene encoding galactose-1-phosphate uridylyltransferase, whose amino-acid sequence MPELRKSPIANRWVIIATDRARRPSDFRLHTEQRRPSDGFCPFCEGNEDKTPPEIFALPYNGRKPNTPGWQTRVVPNRFPALAIEGNLDRRGNGLFDCMNGIGAHEVIIETPQHDLEMGDMPLPHLEIILSTYRARIMDLVNDMRLRYILIFKNFGFAAGASLEHPHTQLIATPVTPRVVKQEMISAQSHFLDKERCLFCDILAQEIKDEERIVSVNEHFVALCPFASRFPFETWIFPRKHSAHFSCSSDELLHHFALALRDSLKRISVALESPPYNFVLHNSPNTKGKARRPGYWQTLDLDYHWHIEIMPRVTKIAGFEWGTGFYINPTPPEQAAKYLRDVEVSWPD is encoded by the coding sequence GTGCCGGAGCTGAGAAAGAGCCCGATTGCTAACCGCTGGGTAATTATCGCCACAGACAGGGCGAGGCGGCCATCGGATTTTCGCCTACACACAGAACAGCGGCGGCCTTCCGACGGCTTCTGCCCGTTCTGCGAGGGTAACGAGGATAAGACGCCGCCAGAGATATTCGCTTTGCCATATAATGGGCGCAAGCCAAACACTCCGGGATGGCAGACGCGAGTCGTCCCGAACAGGTTCCCAGCGCTGGCGATAGAGGGCAATTTAGATCGGCGAGGGAACGGGCTTTTCGACTGCATGAACGGTATAGGTGCGCACGAGGTTATCATCGAGACTCCGCAGCACGATCTTGAGATGGGCGACATGCCGCTTCCGCATCTAGAGATAATCCTCTCGACCTACCGGGCGAGAATAATGGACCTGGTCAACGACATGAGGCTCAGGTACATTCTCATTTTCAAGAACTTCGGTTTCGCGGCTGGCGCCTCGCTCGAGCATCCACATACGCAGCTAATCGCCACACCGGTAACGCCGCGCGTGGTCAAGCAGGAGATGATCTCGGCTCAGAGCCATTTTCTCGACAAGGAACGATGCCTGTTCTGCGATATTCTGGCGCAGGAGATCAAAGATGAGGAGAGGATAGTCTCGGTGAACGAGCATTTCGTGGCTCTGTGCCCGTTCGCATCCCGCTTTCCGTTTGAGACGTGGATATTCCCGCGCAAGCACTCGGCGCATTTCTCGTGCTCGTCGGACGAGCTTTTGCATCACTTTGCGCTTGCCCTACGGGACAGCTTGAAACGTATCTCGGTCGCACTCGAATCACCGCCGTATAACTTCGTCTTGCACAACTCGCCAAACACCAAGGGCAAGGCCCGCCGTCCAGGCTACTGGCAGACGCTCGACCTAGACTACCACTGGCACATCGAGATCATGCCCAGGGTCACGAAGATCGCGGGCTTTGAGTGGGGAACGGGCTTTTACATTAACCCGACGCCGCCGGAGCAGGCGGCTAAATACCTGCGAGATGTCGAAGTATCCTGGCCTGATTGA
- a CDS encoding right-handed parallel beta-helix repeat-containing protein, protein MRTAFVCTILAAFALLPMAVLAEPTITIYTDADTYQSGDTIEVSLSAENHGEGMSVDVYVGLLTPDGGLYTLSPYGQHGWSGSVEAWIPGIYVPSPFTMSRTPLFWFDLPCYMPPISDEGEYNFAVVLTCAGTMQWISDLSLAPFTVGASAASHYYVDGEAGNDSNDGSEGSPWKTITHALASALSTPATIHVAAGTYSSSTNGETFPLDMKSYVSLQGEGSESTILDAQQAAYHVIYCSYVSHLSIEQLTIAGGEAKGAEHTDKRGGGIYCSDSSPTISNNRITANTAISGGGIGCWGGWPTISGNTISGNSADSNAGGIYCDHSSPMISNNTISKNTADWAGGIYCSESSPTIACNAITANTAGGLGGAIHCWESSPTIENNTISGNRAQHGSGIYCWHGWPTISGNTISGNSADSNAGGIYCDHSSPMISNNTITRNSSLGVYGYNGYGGGILCNYSSPTIVNNIIQANTAISGGGIFYWSSTPAIVNNAILDNSAGRGGGISCWGGSATIVNNIIKANAADRGGGMYCSGSPTIIDCIIWGNGDDLSSCSGTYCCIEDDDAGEGNIHDDPMFVEGPLGEYYLDPDSPCIDAGSRPAEDAGLSDRTTQTDGTPDSGMVDMGYHYPLP, encoded by the coding sequence ATGAGAACAGCATTTGTATGTACCATTCTTGCGGCCTTTGCCTTGCTGCCTATGGCGGTTCTGGCTGAGCCAACGATCACGATCTACACGGATGCCGACACGTATCAGTCCGGCGACACAATTGAGGTTAGCCTGTCCGCCGAGAATCACGGCGAGGGAATGTCCGTTGACGTGTATGTCGGTTTGCTGACGCCTGATGGCGGCCTCTATACCCTTAGCCCGTATGGCCAGCACGGCTGGTCAGGGAGTGTTGAGGCTTGGATTCCTGGCATATACGTGCCCAGTCCATTCACTATGAGCCGGACGCCGTTGTTCTGGTTTGACCTTCCCTGCTACATGCCCCCAATCAGCGATGAGGGGGAATATAACTTCGCGGTGGTTCTCACGTGCGCCGGCACGATGCAGTGGATAAGCGACCTGAGTTTGGCCCCATTCACAGTTGGCGCCTCAGCTGCATCGCATTATTACGTTGACGGCGAGGCAGGTAACGATTCAAACGACGGCTCCGAAGGCTCGCCGTGGAAGACGATAACACATGCGCTCGCATCCGCGCTCAGCACCCCTGCCACCATCCACGTTGCCGCCGGCACATACTCATCCTCGACAAACGGAGAGACGTTTCCACTCGACATGAAGAGCTATGTATCGCTTCAGGGCGAAGGCTCAGAGAGCACAATCCTCGACGCGCAGCAGGCCGCTTATCACGTTATCTACTGCTCCTACGTTAGTCACCTGAGCATTGAGCAATTGACAATAGCCGGGGGCGAAGCCAAGGGGGCTGAGCACACAGATAAACGAGGCGGCGGCATTTACTGCTCGGACAGCTCGCCAACCATTTCAAACAACAGAATCACTGCCAACACCGCCATCTCCGGCGGCGGTATAGGCTGCTGGGGCGGTTGGCCCACGATCTCAGGCAACACGATCTCGGGCAATAGTGCGGACTCAAACGCCGGCGGGATATACTGCGACCACAGTTCGCCGATGATCTCGAACAACACGATCTCAAAGAACACTGCTGACTGGGCCGGCGGGATATACTGCAGTGAGAGTTCTCCGACGATTGCGTGCAACGCGATCACGGCCAATACCGCCGGCGGGTTAGGCGGCGCGATACACTGCTGGGAGAGTTCGCCCACCATCGAGAACAACACGATCTCGGGCAACAGGGCCCAACACGGGAGCGGGATATACTGCTGGCACGGTTGGCCCACGATCTCAGGCAACACGATCTCGGGCAATAGTGCGGACTCAAACGCCGGCGGGATATACTGCGACCACAGTTCGCCGATGATCTCGAACAACACGATCACTCGTAACTCCTCGCTCGGCGTATACGGCTACAACGGCTACGGCGGTGGGATACTCTGCAACTACAGTTCGCCCACGATCGTAAACAACATCATCCAGGCCAACACCGCCATCTCTGGCGGCGGGATATTCTACTGGAGCAGTACGCCAGCGATCGTAAACAATGCGATCTTAGACAACTCGGCCGGGCGCGGCGGCGGGATATCCTGCTGGGGCGGTTCGGCAACGATCGTGAACAACATCATCAAAGCCAACGCCGCCGACCGGGGCGGTGGGATGTATTGCAGCGGTTCGCCGACAATCATCGACTGCATTATCTGGGGCAACGGCGACGACCTATCTAGCTGTTCAGGGACGTATTGCTGCATCGAGGACGACGATGCGGGTGAGGGCAACATCCACGATGACCCGATGTTCGTCGAAGGTCCACTCGGCGAATACTATCTTGACCCCGATAGCCCGTGCATAGATGCGGGCAGTCGGCCGGCCGAGGATGCCGGGCTTTCTGATCGGACAACGCAGACGGACGGCACGCCGGATAGCGGGATGGTAGATATGGGCTATCACTACCCATTGCCCTGA
- a CDS encoding glycosyltransferase, with product MRITAAIPCYNAERFISSCLESLIAQSRPPDEIIVVDDGSTDRTAEILSSRRDVKVITLKQNRGVAHARNVLTKNASGEVIVFIDADAVADPNLIQELEVAYEAGVAGVGGRAIEQREESLADRWRRLHASQGYGSEQKSNVAFLWGVCSSYFRNVLVEAAGFDERFRTNGEDTEIGFRLESMGKRLDYNPKAIVHHQRTDSILSLCKMMFRWYYWGYIAMRKVRGAAFLFYIKTIVKVLLRNLHADLIQERSPRLAFVSVLMSRVELLATLKAALTARRVLK from the coding sequence GTGCGAATAACGGCCGCTATCCCTTGCTACAACGCGGAGAGGTTCATCAGCAGCTGCCTCGAGTCGCTGATCGCACAGTCCCGACCGCCGGACGAGATCATCGTTGTTGACGATGGCTCGACCGACCGGACTGCCGAGATATTGTCATCACGCCGCGATGTGAAGGTCATCACGCTCAAACAGAACAGGGGCGTCGCACACGCCCGGAACGTTCTCACAAAAAACGCCTCGGGCGAAGTCATCGTGTTCATCGATGCGGACGCGGTCGCCGATCCCAACCTCATTCAAGAGCTTGAAGTCGCTTATGAGGCGGGCGTGGCGGGTGTGGGAGGGCGAGCGATTGAGCAGCGAGAGGAGTCTCTTGCGGACAGGTGGCGTAGGCTCCATGCCTCTCAGGGCTACGGGAGCGAACAAAAATCTAATGTCGCGTTTCTCTGGGGCGTGTGCAGCTCGTATTTCAGGAACGTCCTGGTCGAGGCGGCCGGATTCGACGAGCGCTTCCGGACCAACGGTGAGGACACCGAGATAGGCTTTCGCCTCGAATCGATGGGCAAGCGGCTGGACTACAACCCAAAGGCGATCGTGCACCATCAGCGAACTGACAGCATCCTAAGTCTCTGCAAGATGATGTTCCGCTGGTATTACTGGGGCTACATCGCCATGCGCAAGGTCCGAGGCGCTGCGTTTCTCTTCTACATTAAGACAATCGTCAAAGTTCTCCTACGCAACCTCCACGCCGACCTGATCCAGGAGAGGTCCCCGCGACTCGCGTTCGTGTCCGTTCTAATGTCCCGCGTCGAGCTACTAGCCACACTCAAGGCTGCGCTCACGGCACGACGCGTGCTGAAATAA
- a CDS encoding FAD-dependent oxidoreductase → MTLTDGKKIVVIGAQTAGLGAAAAARKIDRRARVTVVEQSIYSSSSPCGLPYFIGGEVQDIKKLTFAEPKVIRDKMGIDLRLKQRAISIDTEGRSLVCADLDAGSEYELGYDKLVLATGASPKLPPVEGVRAEGVFTLRNIGDATRIKEYIQERSPSRAVIVGAGYIGLEMAEALARLGVRVVVVEMLQNILVSLDPDIAAIVQQHLEENGVEVLTGSPLEKITCGPGGRVNGVLAGGQSIDAGVVILSLGVSPNVELARAAGIDTGELGAVVVDEHQRTSAPDVLAAGDCCQARSIVTGGETYMPLATVAEKQGKVAGENAAGGDSRFAGILGTSISGAFGLVFASTGLTLQAAKKCGLQAAGQAFMGHSHATYYPNARPLKLKVVFCPETGKLLGAQAVGQEGVVARMDAFVAAIHGGLSVKDLMQLDLPYSPPFGSSWDAIHVVAMMAQRRMR, encoded by the coding sequence ATGACGTTGACAGACGGTAAGAAAATTGTCGTGATTGGAGCGCAAACGGCCGGACTTGGCGCTGCGGCTGCGGCCAGGAAAATAGACCGGCGAGCGAGAGTAACTGTCGTTGAGCAGTCGATATACTCGTCGAGCTCGCCGTGCGGACTGCCATACTTCATCGGCGGTGAGGTCCAAGACATCAAGAAGCTTACGTTCGCCGAGCCCAAAGTCATTAGAGACAAGATGGGGATCGACCTGCGCCTCAAGCAGAGGGCAATCTCCATTGATACCGAGGGGAGATCGCTTGTCTGTGCGGACCTCGACGCTGGCAGCGAATACGAGCTTGGATATGACAAGCTGGTCTTGGCGACAGGCGCCTCGCCCAAGCTGCCGCCAGTTGAGGGAGTCCGGGCGGAGGGTGTGTTCACGCTCAGAAACATCGGGGACGCGACAAGGATCAAGGAATACATTCAGGAGCGTTCCCCAAGTCGCGCGGTCATCGTCGGAGCGGGCTACATCGGGCTTGAGATGGCCGAGGCGCTGGCTCGGCTCGGGGTTCGGGTGGTGGTGGTCGAGATGCTCCAGAACATTCTCGTCAGCCTGGACCCGGACATCGCGGCGATAGTTCAGCAGCATCTGGAGGAAAACGGCGTGGAGGTGTTGACCGGCTCTCCGTTGGAGAAGATCACCTGCGGCCCTGGTGGCCGGGTCAATGGTGTGTTGGCGGGCGGGCAGTCGATCGATGCCGGCGTTGTCATTCTCTCGCTGGGTGTCTCGCCGAACGTCGAGCTCGCGAGGGCCGCGGGCATCGACACGGGCGAGTTGGGCGCCGTGGTTGTGGATGAGCACCAACGAACATCTGCCCCGGACGTTCTCGCGGCCGGTGATTGCTGTCAGGCCAGGAGCATCGTAACGGGCGGAGAAACCTACATGCCGCTCGCCACCGTGGCGGAGAAGCAGGGGAAAGTCGCTGGCGAGAACGCCGCGGGCGGCGATTCACGATTTGCGGGCATTCTCGGGACCAGCATCTCGGGAGCGTTCGGGCTGGTTTTCGCCTCGACCGGACTTACGCTTCAGGCGGCGAAAAAATGCGGCCTTCAGGCCGCAGGCCAGGCGTTCATGGGCCATTCTCACGCTACCTATTACCCCAACGCAAGGCCCCTGAAGTTGAAGGTGGTATTCTGTCCGGAGACCGGCAAGCTTCTCGGCGCTCAGGCGGTCGGCCAGGAGGGCGTCGTGGCAAGAATGGACGCGTTCGTAGCGGCCATCCACGGAGGGCTGTCAGTGAAGGACCTGATGCAGCTCGATCTGCCATACTCGCCTCCGTTCGGCTCCAGTTGGGATGCCATCCACGTTGTCGCGATGATGGCTCAACGGCGAATGAGATGA
- a CDS encoding TlpA disulfide reductase family protein, protein MKTSSRVGFSLVACLILLALLSTCLLAAEGNPAKAAPNFTLTDVNTGKQVSLSDFKGKVVVIDFWATWCIPCRKALKFYEKLYREKRDEGLVIIAVSIDQREKKLRNYVSNHPISFNVLHDPDKTVMKKFKVFKVPTTYIVDRDGKIQSKYVGILEKVIEARVEELLK, encoded by the coding sequence ATGAAAACTAGTAGTCGCGTGGGTTTCAGCTTAGTTGCGTGTTTGATCTTGCTCGCCCTGCTCTCGACCTGCTTGCTTGCGGCAGAGGGCAACCCAGCAAAAGCGGCACCGAACTTCACGCTAACGGACGTGAACACGGGCAAGCAGGTATCTCTCTCCGACTTCAAGGGCAAGGTTGTGGTGATAGACTTCTGGGCCACGTGGTGCATCCCTTGCCGCAAGGCGCTGAAGTTCTACGAGAAACTTTACCGTGAGAAGCGCGATGAGGGACTGGTCATCATCGCTGTTTCGATAGACCAACGAGAGAAGAAGCTCAGAAACTACGTCAGTAACCACCCAATTAGCTTCAATGTTCTTCACGATCCGGACAAGACTGTTATGAAGAAGTTCAAAGTGTTCAAGGTCCCGACGACATACATTGTCGATAGAGATGGAAAGATACAGAGCAAATACGTCGGCATCCTAGAGAAGGTTATCGAGGCGAGGGTGGAGGAGCTGCTCAAGTGA
- a CDS encoding FAD-dependent oxidoreductase, which yields MLEGFDPNNTVVVVGAGPAGMSAAVYAERSGVNVLLLERISPGGQIMTTRRIDNYLGFPVGTSTFALVAKFKEHLASCGVEVISANAAKIVPGQLLTVETASGPAYQCRAVIVATGARPRLLGVPGEGRLFGKGVSTCAVCDGNFFRNQDIAVVGGGTTAVEDVIYLSHIVRKIYHIHRRDQLRLAGETSDELSKLENVERVFSHTVEKIVGEDEVEAIQVKSRKDGSVRELAVSAVFVSIGITPNTEFVQGLLEMDDAGFIVAKNDMSTSVEGIFAAGDVRTSHLRQVCTAVADGAIAGISAAKLITGIALA from the coding sequence ATGTTAGAAGGTTTTGACCCTAACAATACTGTCGTAGTTGTCGGCGCAGGGCCCGCCGGGATGTCAGCCGCGGTCTATGCCGAGAGATCGGGAGTGAACGTCTTGTTGCTCGAGAGGATAAGCCCCGGCGGTCAGATAATGACAACGCGCAGGATCGACAACTATCTCGGATTCCCAGTCGGCACATCCACCTTCGCGCTCGTTGCGAAGTTCAAGGAGCACCTCGCCTCGTGTGGTGTCGAGGTTATTTCAGCAAACGCGGCCAAGATAGTGCCAGGGCAGCTCTTGACGGTGGAAACCGCGAGTGGACCTGCCTACCAGTGCAGGGCTGTGATCGTTGCTACGGGAGCGCGTCCCAGGCTTCTGGGGGTGCCGGGAGAGGGGAGGCTCTTTGGCAAAGGAGTCTCGACCTGTGCGGTCTGCGACGGCAATTTCTTTAGGAACCAAGACATCGCCGTGGTTGGGGGTGGCACAACCGCCGTGGAGGATGTCATCTATCTTTCCCACATAGTCAGGAAAATCTATCACATCCACAGACGCGATCAGTTGAGGCTCGCCGGCGAGACATCCGATGAGCTGTCCAAACTTGAGAATGTTGAGCGGGTCTTCAGCCACACGGTCGAGAAAATCGTGGGTGAGGACGAGGTCGAGGCGATACAGGTCAAAAGTCGCAAGGACGGCAGCGTCCGGGAGCTTGCGGTGAGCGCGGTGTTCGTCTCTATTGGAATAACGCCGAACACGGAGTTCGTTCAGGGCCTTTTGGAGATGGACGATGCCGGATTCATTGTCGCCAAGAATGATATGTCCACCTCTGTCGAGGGCATCTTCGCTGCGGGCGACGTCAGGACCTCGCATCTCAGGCAGGTCTGCACGGCGGTCGCGGACGGCGCCATCGCCGGAATCTCTGCCGCAAAGCTGATAACGGGCATAGCCCTCGCTTGA
- a CDS encoding HDOD domain-containing protein produces the protein MLDVEVAHEQMAQDRRKLAELDMVSALAEPKELPALPAIAVRVMQITSDPKAKLPELKRMIETDEALASKVLKFSNSALYGRTGRVSTLTAAITALGFLTVRWLAVTASAHTLFRKSGGSNSDHTALWKHSLKCAITSRILAKRLDSGQDLEEAFLAGLLHDIGKLAILDKMPGYISRFCQWCDALSLEFSQVEVDVIGVDHSEVSGHVFELWNMPASLSDAVSHHHSPQAAKVNRTMAEILWMANEFFPMEACGHPSPTDEELAALPLMLQHNMNERDAAAIKEETMSRYSELSDLLR, from the coding sequence ATGCTGGACGTTGAGGTTGCCCACGAGCAGATGGCGCAGGACAGGAGGAAGCTTGCGGAGCTGGACATGGTCAGTGCCCTTGCTGAGCCCAAGGAACTGCCAGCGCTCCCAGCTATCGCCGTGCGCGTGATGCAGATCACGTCCGATCCCAAAGCGAAACTGCCGGAGCTGAAGCGTATGATCGAGACGGACGAGGCGCTCGCCTCAAAGGTGCTCAAGTTCTCGAACTCTGCATTGTATGGTCGTACAGGCCGCGTGTCCACGCTAACTGCCGCGATAACGGCGCTCGGTTTCTTGACCGTTCGTTGGCTCGCGGTTACCGCCTCGGCGCACACGCTTTTTCGCAAAAGCGGAGGTAGCAACTCGGACCACACCGCGCTTTGGAAACACTCTCTCAAATGTGCAATCACGTCCCGCATCCTCGCCAAGCGACTCGACAGCGGACAAGACCTCGAGGAGGCGTTCTTGGCTGGATTATTACACGACATCGGCAAGCTCGCTATCCTCGACAAGATGCCGGGATACATATCGAGGTTCTGTCAGTGGTGCGATGCTCTCTCGCTGGAGTTCTCTCAGGTCGAGGTGGACGTCATCGGCGTCGATCACAGCGAGGTCTCGGGCCACGTGTTCGAGCTGTGGAATATGCCCGCCTCTCTGTCAGACGCAGTATCTCACCACCACTCCCCCCAAGCGGCCAAAGTAAACAGAACCATGGCTGAGATACTCTGGATGGCCAATGAGTTCTTCCCGATGGAAGCCTGCGGCCACCCCTCGCCAACCGACGAGGAGCTGGCCGCCCTGCCACTGATGCTCCAGCACAACATGAACGAGAGAGACGCGGCTGCCATCAAAGAGGAGACCATGTCGCGCTATTCCGAGCTCTCTGACCTACTCAGGTAG
- a CDS encoding Gfo/Idh/MocA family oxidoreductase encodes MARLKVGIVGCGRVGSLLARDPYRRKPCTHAGAFAGCEHTDVTCACDIDPDRLASFRADWGVDRLYLDYRELLAKERPEIISVASWTSTHKDIVVEAANCGVKGILCEKPIALSLADADEMISECESNGVVLMVNHERRWDQRFIAAKRLIEDDVIGPLRSIWGAMLCGVPDEESWKSDLSLVGGGPLLHDGTHLFDLLRFFAGDVSSVVGFVQRNTRLPIEDSANATLSLESGIQANVEVGGRRAYFYFALEFWGAKGKISVGNGINDLWISEHSQSFDGFRELSAKPFPLPEVYKSSYLSMVENLVGVIEGVKANRSSGRDARESLHIIWAIYESERLGNIVVDLPILQREVSPLVEILRR; translated from the coding sequence ATGGCCAGGTTAAAAGTAGGGATTGTGGGTTGTGGACGCGTGGGCTCGCTCCTTGCGAGAGACCCTTACAGGCGAAAACCATGCACGCACGCCGGCGCTTTCGCCGGGTGTGAGCACACGGATGTAACGTGCGCCTGCGACATCGACCCAGACCGGCTCGCGTCGTTCAGGGCCGATTGGGGCGTTGACCGGCTCTATCTCGACTACCGAGAGCTCTTGGCCAAGGAGAGGCCGGAGATAATCTCCGTGGCCTCATGGACCAGCACGCACAAGGACATAGTCGTCGAGGCGGCCAACTGTGGCGTCAAGGGGATACTCTGCGAGAAGCCGATTGCGCTCTCGCTTGCGGACGCGGACGAGATGATCAGCGAGTGCGAGAGCAACGGCGTGGTTCTGATGGTGAACCACGAGCGGCGTTGGGACCAGCGATTCATTGCCGCCAAGCGGCTCATCGAGGATGACGTCATCGGCCCGCTGAGAAGCATCTGGGGTGCGATGCTCTGTGGGGTCCCGGACGAAGAGAGCTGGAAGAGCGACCTGTCCTTAGTGGGCGGCGGGCCCCTGCTGCACGATGGAACGCACCTTTTCGATCTGCTTCGCTTCTTTGCCGGCGATGTGAGCTCCGTGGTCGGCTTCGTCCAACGTAACACGAGGCTTCCGATAGAGGATTCGGCGAACGCGACGCTATCGCTCGAGAGTGGGATACAGGCCAACGTGGAGGTGGGCGGCAGGAGGGCGTATTTTTACTTCGCGCTGGAGTTTTGGGGCGCGAAGGGCAAGATATCTGTCGGGAACGGGATCAACGACCTTTGGATAAGCGAACATTCGCAGAGTTTCGACGGTTTTCGCGAGCTTTCGGCCAAACCATTTCCGCTTCCTGAAGTCTATAAGAGCTCATACCTGTCAATGGTCGAGAACTTGGTCGGCGTTATTGAAGGCGTGAAAGCGAACAGGTCAAGCGGAAGAGACGCCAGAGAGTCGCTGCACATAATCTGGGCGATCTACGAATCGGAGAGGTTGGGCAATATCGTGGTTGATCTTCCGATATTACAGAGAGAGGTTTCACCTCTCGTTGAGATTCTGAGACGGTAA
- a CDS encoding TatD family hydrolase: MSKYPGLIDSHCHLTAPQFEEELDTVLDRAQEASVTSINVVGYTVEHSRRAIEMARRYDALWATVGVSPHDAKDAPDDFGKSLGTMAAENRDEVVAVGETGLDFFRLISPREAQISAFIKHIELAVHLGLPLVIHIRDAFEETCSLLAKHGASAGVFHCFTGSAQEALRAVELGFYVSFSGIVTFRNAQQVSESAAAVPDDRLLVETDAPFLAPSPMRGKRNEPSFLVYVVERLARIRGASKEHIARITAENARRIFGRGRPPE, from the coding sequence ATGTCGAAGTATCCTGGCCTGATTGACTCGCACTGCCACCTCACGGCGCCTCAGTTCGAGGAGGAGCTCGATACGGTGCTTGACCGCGCCCAAGAAGCCTCAGTAACCTCGATCAACGTTGTCGGGTACACAGTCGAACACAGCCGGCGCGCGATCGAGATGGCGAGGCGATACGATGCTCTTTGGGCGACAGTGGGCGTATCGCCTCACGATGCCAAAGATGCGCCGGATGACTTCGGCAAGTCCCTGGGCACGATGGCCGCTGAGAATCGGGACGAAGTCGTCGCAGTCGGCGAGACGGGCCTCGATTTCTTTCGCCTCATCTCGCCCCGCGAAGCGCAGATTTCCGCATTTATTAAACATATCGAACTCGCCGTGCACCTCGGCCTGCCCCTCGTCATCCACATCAGAGATGCTTTCGAGGAGACGTGCTCCCTTCTGGCAAAGCACGGCGCATCGGCCGGCGTGTTTCACTGTTTCACCGGAAGTGCACAGGAGGCGCTCAGGGCTGTCGAGCTAGGTTTCTACGTCTCGTTCTCCGGTATCGTAACGTTTAGAAATGCGCAGCAGGTTTCCGAGAGCGCAGCCGCTGTTCCAGACGATAGGCTCCTTGTCGAGACCGATGCTCCGTTCCTCGCCCCCAGCCCTATGCGAGGCAAGCGAAACGAGCCGTCTTTTTTGGTCTATGTCGTGGAGCGGTTGGCGAGAATCCGCGGCGCCTCGAAAGAACACATAGCGAGGATAACGGCGGAGAATGCCCGCCGAATTTTCGGTCGAGGCAGGCCACCCGAATGA